Proteins encoded by one window of Sulfurimonas hongkongensis:
- a CDS encoding AI-2E family transporter: MDTKTPNKFQQTFILLLLLIVLVGFIGMIQKFLIAIILAAIFSGLLYPLYRKTLYYLKDRSALAATSILIISILAIGFPLAALTSMVTSEAIQVSQKARPIVKEIMDNNISISQQLPEWLPLHEKFKSFDETIIKKASEAASSIGSWLVSSLSSATKGTVNFFISLFIMFYAMFYFLMYGRQLLDSLASLLPLSKKDYDELMSRGLMVTKASLKGIMIIGVIQGLLVGLAFWATGIGGPAFWGSVVFILSAIPGVGAPLVWLPAAAYLIFTGNMAWGIGLILWGVLVIGLVDNLLRPWIVGNDAKLPDLVILISILGGITSFGPIGIILGPVIAAILDTILNIYKKSICT; this comes from the coding sequence ATGGATACAAAAACGCCCAATAAATTTCAGCAAACGTTTATACTACTACTGCTACTTATAGTTCTTGTAGGCTTCATTGGAATGATTCAAAAATTTCTGATAGCTATTATACTCGCTGCTATCTTTTCAGGTTTGCTTTATCCTCTCTACCGTAAGACTCTTTACTATCTAAAAGACAGATCCGCTTTGGCGGCTACTTCCATACTTATCATATCCATTTTAGCTATCGGTTTTCCCTTAGCTGCTCTTACAAGTATGGTAACAAGTGAAGCAATACAAGTCAGCCAAAAGGCGCGTCCAATAGTAAAAGAAATCATGGATAACAACATCTCCATAAGTCAACAACTACCTGAGTGGCTACCATTACATGAAAAATTTAAATCCTTTGATGAAACCATTATTAAAAAAGCCTCCGAGGCAGCTAGCTCAATAGGAAGCTGGCTAGTTTCAAGTCTCTCTAGTGCAACTAAAGGAACAGTTAACTTTTTTATTAGCTTGTTTATTATGTTTTACGCAATGTTTTACTTTTTAATGTATGGGCGACAATTATTAGACTCACTTGCCTCTTTACTTCCCCTTTCAAAAAAAGATTATGATGAGCTGATGAGCCGTGGCTTGATGGTAACTAAAGCATCTCTAAAAGGTATTATGATTATAGGGGTTATTCAAGGTTTATTAGTTGGGTTAGCATTTTGGGCTACTGGGATTGGTGGACCAGCATTTTGGGGAAGCGTCGTTTTTATTCTTTCAGCCATTCCTGGAGTAGGGGCTCCTTTAGTCTGGTTGCCAGCAGCCGCATACCTTATATTTACAGGCAATATGGCATGGGGAATAGGTCTTATTTTGTGGGGAGTATTGGTAATAGGATTGGTTGACAATCTTCTGCGCCCATGGATAGTTGGAAATGACGCAAAATTACCAGATCTAGTCATACTTATATCAATTCTTGGAGGGATCACATCCTTTGGCCCCATAGGCATTATTTTAGGCCCCGTTATAGCAGCTATTTTAGATACAATTTTAAACATTTATAAAAAGAGCATCTGCACTTAA
- a CDS encoding dihydrolipoyl dehydrogenase family protein yields the protein MKIYDLIIIGGGRASRLAAKVGRLGKRVALIEKSKLGGTCANRGCVPSKLLVGYADVLRSIKESQRHYVRSSIDNIDIKKIFKENNEYIASVDGEYKAMLNENVELFRGIGSFVSDSIVEVNGVKLTAPKIVIATGTKPKKPPFKEAWSSDDIFPLNKIPSSITIVGSGFIACELANVFDALGVKTKLLVRSERLLSNEDEDISKVFKQEFSKKIDIEFNTTIKDAIYNDSFFDIILEDKAGKIKKHTSEALLYAIGRESNAKTLNLENTHIALDKRGFIKRDEFFQTDAKGVYVAGDAAGEHMLQHAASFEINHLYKYLFEDKKEPLKFKYMPHSVFTDPEIASVGISEQEAKEKDLDAVVSKTDWLTSAKAESMKLKYPFTKFIVDKKTYEILGCHMIGPQSSTMIHQVLTVMHIDNDIRHLKEMLYIHPALSESLLPAAINAVKDIRKLSDS from the coding sequence ATGAAGATATATGATTTAATTATAATTGGGGGTGGAAGAGCCTCTAGATTAGCTGCAAAAGTTGGTAGATTAGGTAAAAGGGTTGCTCTGATTGAAAAGTCTAAGCTTGGAGGTACTTGTGCAAATAGAGGCTGTGTTCCTTCAAAACTTTTAGTTGGCTATGCTGATGTTTTGCGGAGTATAAAAGAGTCACAAAGACACTATGTAAGAAGCAGTATTGATAATATTGACATTAAAAAGATATTTAAAGAAAATAACGAATATATTGCTAGTGTTGATGGAGAGTATAAAGCTATGTTAAATGAAAATGTAGAACTCTTTAGAGGTATAGGTTCTTTTGTCTCAGATAGCATAGTGGAAGTTAATGGTGTAAAATTAACAGCACCAAAAATAGTTATTGCAACAGGAACAAAACCTAAAAAACCACCTTTTAAAGAGGCTTGGAGTAGTGATGATATCTTTCCTTTAAATAAAATCCCAAGCTCTATTACAATCGTAGGTTCTGGTTTTATTGCTTGTGAGCTAGCAAATGTGTTTGATGCGTTGGGTGTAAAAACAAAACTCTTAGTAAGGAGTGAGAGACTTCTCTCAAATGAAGATGAGGATATATCCAAAGTATTTAAGCAAGAGTTTTCCAAAAAGATTGATATAGAATTTAACACAACAATAAAAGATGCAATATATAATGACTCTTTTTTTGACATAATACTAGAAGATAAGGCTGGTAAAATTAAAAAACATACCTCAGAAGCTCTACTTTATGCAATAGGAAGAGAATCAAATGCAAAAACTTTAAACTTAGAAAATACTCACATTGCCTTAGATAAGAGAGGCTTTATAAAAAGAGATGAGTTTTTCCAAACAGATGCTAAGGGTGTATATGTTGCAGGAGATGCAGCAGGGGAGCACATGTTACAACATGCTGCATCTTTTGAGATAAATCATCTTTATAAATACTTATTTGAAGATAAAAAAGAGCCATTGAAATTTAAATATATGCCACACTCTGTTTTTACAGATCCTGAGATTGCAAGTGTAGGTATAAGTGAGCAAGAAGCAAAAGAGAAAGATTTAGATGCAGTAGTGTCAAAAACAGATTGGTTAACGAGTGCAAAAGCAGAGTCAATGAAGCTAAAATATCCTTTTACAAAATTTATTGTAGATAAAAAAACTTATGAGATACTCGGTTGTCATATGATAGGACCGCAAAGCTCAACGATGATCCATCAAGTTCTTACTGTTATGCATATAGATAATGATATACGGCATCTAAAAGAGATGTTATATATCCATCCGGCACTTAGTGAATCACTCTTACCAGCTGCTATTAATGCTGTTAAAGATATAAGAAAATTGAGTGATAGTTAA